The DNA window TGAAATCCAGCAACTCCCTGCTCAGCATCTTCACTTCCCACAGATATTccctgggaaggaattcctggctgggagggtggggaggggctgggatggaattcccagagcagctgtggctgcccctggatccctggaagtgtccagggccaggctggagcagcctgggacagtgggaattGTCCTTGgccatggaatgggatgatccttaaggtcccttcccacccaaaccattccatggtttCTCCCTGTGGAAAatggcactggaacagctcctgcAGTCAGAGCTggattgggatttgggttgGGATTATTCCATGGCCATGTTGGATTTGGGATCCCTTAATATCCATTGGCTTTTCTGGGAACATTCCCATTCCTTCAAGTtgccttcccccagctctgcctttctttctccagctggaaaagaaCCTTGGGAAGGAGTTTTCCctgtgggaatggggaggggctgggatggaattcccagagaagtcgtggctgcccctgaatccctggaagtgcccaaggaaaggctggatggggcttggagaatcctgggatagtgggaagtgtccctgcccatggcatgggatGAGATGTTccttaaggtctcttccaactctaAACCATTCTGGAATGATGATTCCACACAAAATCTTGGATCAACGGGAATTCACTGTTTTCACCTGGAGAGCAAATTTGGCTTGGctgggatttcctgggattCCGTTCCTCTGTATACGAGCTCCAGGAGGTTCATCCGTCCACTGGAGTATCCCAAGAGCTTGaggggatccatgggatggaggctcccagggaagtggatccatgggatgggatccaccTTGCAGATACCAGGAATTCCAACCTGGGAAAAATGGACAGGAATGCTCCATCCCATATTGGAGATCCCAGGAATGTCCCATTCCATATGGGAGACACCAGGAACGTCCCATCCAATATTTGAGATCCCAGGAATGTCCCATTCCATATGGGAGACACCAGGAATGTCCCATTCCATATGGGAGATCCCAGGAATGTCCCATTCCATATGGGAGACACCAGGAATGTCCCATCCAATATTGGAGATCCCAGGAATGTCCCATCCAATATTGGAGATCCCAGGAATGTCCCATTCCACCTTGGAGATCCCAGGAATGTCCCATTCCATATGGGAGACACCAGGAATGTCCCATTCCACCTTGGAGATCCCAGGAATGTCCCATTCCATATGGAAGACACCAGGAATGTCCCATCCAATATTTGAGACACCAGGAATGTCCCATTCCATATTTGAGATCCCAGGAATGTCCCATTCCATATGGGAGATCCCAGGAATGTCCCATCCCACCTTGGAGATCCCAGGAATGTCCCCTTCCATATGGGAGACACCAGGAATGTCCCATCCAATATTTGAGATCCCAGGAATGTCCCATTCCATATGGGAGACACCAGGAATGTCCCATCCCACCTTGGAGATCCCACGATTGTCCCATTCCATATGGAAGACACCAGGAATGTCCCATCCAATATTGGAGATCCCAGGATTGTCCCATTCCATATGGGAGATACCAGGAATGTCCCATCCCACCTTGGAGATCCCAGGAATGTCCCATCCCACCTTGGAGATCCCAGGATTGTCCCATTCCATATGGGAGATCCCAGGAATGTCCCATTCCATATGGGAGACACCAGGAATGTCCCATCCAATATTGGAGATCCCAGGATTGTCCCATTCCATATGGGAGATCCCAGGATTGTCCCATTCCATATGGGAGATCCCAGGAATGTCCCATTCCATATGGGAGACACCAGGAATGTCCCATCCAATATTGGAGATCCCAGGATTGTCCCATTCCATATGGGAGATCCCAGGATTGTCCCATTCCATATGGGAGATCCCAGGAATGTCCCATTCCATATGGGAGACACCAGGAATGTCCCATCCAATATTGGAGATCCCAGGATTGTCCCATTCCATATGGGAGATCCCAGGAATGTCCCATTCCATATGGGAGACACCAGGAATGTCCCATCCAATATTTGAGATCCCAGGAATGTCCCATTCCATATGGGAGATCCCAGGATTGTCCCATTCCATATGGGAGACACCAGGAATGTCCCATCCAATATTTGAGATCCCAGGAATGTCCCATTCCATATGGGAGATCCCAGGAATGTCCCATCCCACCTTGGAGATCCCAGGAATGTCCCATTCCATATGGGAGACACCAGGAATGTCCCATCCCACCTTGGAGATCCCAGGAATGTCCCATTCCATATGGGAGACACCAGGAATGTCCCATTCCATATGGGAGACACCAGGAATGTCCCATCCCACCTTGGAGATCCCAGGAATGTCCCATCCCACCTTGGAGATCCCAGGAATGTCCCATTCCACCCTGGAACATCTCCTGGCCCAACCTCGGTGCCTCCTCTTTCCTCCACCCTTTGCAGCCAATCCATAAATCCTTTCAtccctaaattttttttttttttttttaattatttttaaatcccgCTTTTCCGGGTGCAGCTTTTCCGGGTGCAGCTTTTCCATGGCTCTTTTATCCCCACAGCACCACGGTGGATCCCAGGGAGAAGCTGGAGATCCTCCGGAAGACCTACGAGGAGCTGGAGCGCACGGTGTCGCGGCTGCTGGACGCCGACTACCGGCTCCCCATGGACGACCTCCTGCCGCTCCTCATGTTCGTCGTATCCCGAGCCAAGTGAGCGGAactttttccctctggaatatTCCCGGGTGGAAGAATTCCAGTGAAAacttttgggatttggggttggatgtgttgggttttttttttttttttttttctcttcccagagGCGCGGTCGGGTTTTTGGGATATGAAGTGCCGACGGAATTCTGGAGTGTCCGTGTTTTATCCCAAAGGATATTTCATGGAAATGAGATTCCTTTTATCCCAGAATTCCAAAGTGTCCGTGTTTTATCCCAAAGGATATTTCATGGAAATGAGATTCCTTTTATCCCAGAATTCCAAAGTGTCCGTGTTTTATCCCAGACAGTATTTCATGGAAAATCAGATTCCTTttatcctggaattccagaatgTCCATGTCTTATCCCAGAGGAATTCCAGgcttttaatggaaaaagtGATTCCTTTtatcccagaattccagagtGTCCGTGTCTTATCCCAGAGGAATTCCAGgcttttaatggaaaaagtGATTCCTTTtatcccagaattccagagtGTCTGTGTCTTATCCCAAAGGATATTTCatggaaaatcccagaattccagagtGTCTGTGTCTTATCCCAGACAGTATTCCAGGGTTTTCACGGCAAATGAGATTCATTTtatcccagaattccagagtCTCCATCTTTTAGCCCAGAGAAAATTGGGATAATTGGaagtccctgcccatggatcATCTTTAAGGACTTTTCCAACCCCAAAcactctgggattctggaattctgggacTTCTACAGGAATTTTCCATCCTCAGCAGGAACTGGGATTCCTTTGGGAGAAAAAGAATCCAAAATTCCATCCAGCAATTGGAATTTCTTATGGATGGATCTGGAATTTTCTTGGGATGGAGCATCccaagctgtggctgctccatccctggaagagttccCGATGGGAAGCGCTTGGAAAAAATTGGGATAATGGGATATCCCTGCTCATGGGTCATCCTGAAGGAGCTTTCCAACCCCAAAcactctgggattctggaattctgggattctgagatCCCAGATCCCTCCAGCAGATCAGGATGCACCTGCAATCGGCACCGGAATTCCAGagttcctctcctcctctccaaaATTCCAACCCCTCCACGTGCCCGgagatttttcccagattttggggatttgtttTTCCCTAGGATCCAACACCTGGGAGCTGAAATCCATCTGATCCGGGATTTGATGGATCCGACCAACCAGGGAGGAATGTTGGACTTCCTGCTGACAGCACTGGAGGTAAGGGGATTtcttcccaggaattccagcaaaattccatttttttttttttttgaatggaatttttgggattttattcCCTTGCtaggctggaaaaaaatcctaatctTTAATTCCGGACAGATTGAATTCTGTTGGAATTCTCCTTGGGATCAGCAGGGATTCTCTGCCTGCAGGAGCTTGGATTtaatcccagaattcccaaattttttccctaatttttgcTCTATTCCCTCCCCAGTCATGCTATGAACACATCCAGAGGATCCGGCTCCATCCAAAGGAAAACTCCCACAGCTCCTGATCCAtagggaaaatcccaaatttgggaattttcccaaattttccgGACCAAACCCCGCTGGAAAAAGCGGGAATTGTATCCCTGGCTGCCTTAAAGGGAAGAATTCCTCCCCAGCCGAGGTTTTCCTGATCCCAAAAACACTGgaagggctggaattcccatctccaaggtttttttttttttgagttttatcCCCTTTTCCCGCAAataattcccagaaaaaaaaatctccttttcctgctcgggatgggttttcttttattttttgcactggagaattcccagaaaaagaaagaatttctttgggaaaaaccaatttttaatgggatttctCGGACTGGGAAGGAGAGCTTATCCCAAAACTCCTAAAAATTCTGGGAATGAGAGGAGATTTTTCCTGCCATTCCTTTTCCTACTTTTCCCAACTCAGGACTTTTCCAATTTCATTTGGAAGCTGctattcccaaatttcccaattttcccatgctccaagatttttatttatccttGGGAGACCTCAGGGGTGATCCCACACCTTGGATAATCCCGTGTTTCTTTGGAATTCTGGGGgattggcaaaaaaaaaaaaaaaaaaaaggatttttcccgGATTTtgggaaattctgggaaaacaaagagaaattatgGAATAAAAACTCCAATCCCAGCTGGATTCGTGCTCTGCCAACCCCAGAGGTGCTTTGTGCTCCGAGCTGGAATTTCCCTTTGGAAAAAGAATATTTGGGATATTCCCAATGGATATTTGGGATGCTGTTCCCAGCatcccaaaaaaataaattatttttaaaataatttaaaaatagcctaaaaaaaaatcttatttttgacagtttttattctgttttttttttatttttcctgggattttttttttttttcttatccaggaaaataaaactccCCAaactttttccagctgtttttcccaagttttcctgattttctaAATTAAGGAAAGTGCTCCTTGATCTTTTCGGAAAAGAAGAATCGGAAATCCAACGCTTtcaaaaattgggatttttgtCGTTTTTCCCTTGggatttcttcatttttcccaggaattttttGCCTTATCCAGGTGactctgggaaaacaaaaccccccaggtttttttcctcccatttttcccgaattttataatttaatgaATAACAGATTAATTACAGgaattaatatattaatgagAGAATCCCATGGGAAGATTGccaggaatttttatttcaataaaactCTTGGAATTTTGAAGAAATTCCAGGATCCACGTGCTCCTTCTTCCAATCTTCTTCGttttcaggaatttggggattttctaAATGAAGGGAAAATGGATCCTTGATATTTTTGGGAATGAAGAATCGGAAGTCCAAAGctttaaataaatggaatttttgtcatttttttcccttgggattttttctttttttttttagtatttttctcatttttccaaGGAATTTTTTTGCCTTATCCAGGTGactctgggaaaacaaaacccccccaggttttttcctcccattttccccagaTTTTATCCTTTAATAAATAACAGATTAATTACTGTATTAACTAATTAAGAATTAATATATTAACGAGAGACTCTCACTGGAAGTTTGCcaggaatttttatttaaataaatctcTTGGAATTTTGAAGATTCCAGGCTCTGCATGCTCCTTATTCCAATCTTTGTCGTCTTCAAGAATCCGGGAATTTCCTAAATTAAGGAAAAACGGCTCCTTGATATTTTtgggaatgaagaaaaaaaatgcaaaattcctACTGGAAAAGAACATGCAAAGTGCAGGGGGGGGTAAAAATTCCAAGGAATTCAAGGAAAACGAGGCAGATTTTCAGTTTGACTTCCTAAAACTTCCCGAAATTCCAAGTTTTTCTCGGTTTTGATTTCGGGAAGAATTCAAGCGAGGCCTGAAGGTAACAGTGTGCAGCCATTTGTGCTTCCAGGTTTTtgatttttccaaggaaaagcaggaggggGATGTTCCACTGGGAATATTCTGGGTGGGAATTGTGCTGTGGAAGCGTGCGGGAGGTGCTGGATCCACAAAAAATTCCACAAGGAATTTTTTCCCTGAGTGCCTGCTCAGAATCCtaaaaaaattgggattttcctTTAGCtgggatggtttttttttcctctgattccTCCAAACCACTCAGAACTTTCCTGATCTTTTCTGGAGGGAATTCTGGGCCTTGGGATAGAGCGCGGAATTTTGGGAGcacattcccattcctgctttttattGGGATGAGTCAAGGCAGGTTTTGCTCGGAGCTGAATTAAATTTAATCCTGAACATCTCGGCTTTGGAGATCCCACTTTGGAAGACACGGAATCAACATTCCCAAACCCAGGCTCCAGCTCAGGCTTCCATGGAATTCACCAGCTGGAATTCCCTAAAAAAGGACGGAAAAGCTGAGCTGCACCTGGAAGTAGGAGAGGTTTTAACAAAGCTGAGCTTAAGCACAGGGAATTTGCATCATTCCAACGCCAGATGATCCATAGGGAATTTTTTCCCTGAGTGATGCTCACAATCCTAAAGGAAGTTTGGGATTTTCCTTTGGCTGggatggtttttttcccccaattccTCCAAACCACTCGGAACTTTGGGAATGTTCTCCCTCCTTTCATTCTCCCATCTCCCGCTGGAGTAAAGCTCTTGCCCAAGTCCATTTCCTCCAAACCCTTTggaaaaaatcttggaaaagtgggaattcagAGCAGGGCCGTGTCTATGGCCGattccaggtgctggagcagagcctccggaggaggggacagggaagtCAGATCCAGCTTCCGGAAATCCTCGTTAGCGCTTAACGAGCTCAGCACCTTCACCGTCCTCTTCAGGTCGAACACGGCGTGCAGCATTCCCAAGGTGGAGATGGCAGCTTTGGAATTGTTCTGGGATGAGGATTCCTCATCCAGGCCCTTCTCCAGGATGGAAATCCGGTTTTCCGCGATGACTTTGAGGAAGTTGTAGAATTCCTTGTAGTCGATGCCCGTGCAGGATTTCATGATCAGCTAAAGGGgggaaacagaatgaaaatgggaatgacagtgggggaaaaatccaggaaaaatcccTAAAATTGGATTTTATGAAGCTAGGAATTCTTGGAATTGCTTCTGAAGCCAAAGGCACTAGGttgtttttcccaaatattAATTGTGggaattttccccatttttggaaGGAAATCAACCCAAGAAGAGGGAACAGCTTCTAGAAAAAAACTTGGAATTTGGTTCATCCAGAAGATTTTGGAAGGAATCCCATCCATCCTCTTCCTCATGGAATTTTGGTTGGATTATGGAGTTTGGTCTTTTGGattctttcccagctccagggatccaggggcagccacggctTCTCAGGGAATTCTATctcagccaggaattccttcccaatatcccactGAAATTAAGTGGGAAGGCATTCCTTGTGTCCTGTCATTCCATGTTTATCccaattccctctccagcttttctgGAGCTTCTTTAGGCTCTgggaggggctctgaggtctctccctggaattttcccttctccaggtgaacatttCCAGCTCTCTTGATCCTGAAGTTTTCCATCTTTCCAACCAACATTCCAACCTGGACACACAGCCAATAACCAGAAGCAATTCCCAAACTTCTACAGGGAACATTCCCAAACTTTTACAGGGAACATTtcccaacaaaacaaagctgtcCCCAACTCCCACTTCCTTAAAAACCACGGAAATTCCGCTGGTTTTTCTGTGCGGAAAAACATTTCCCCTGCGGAATTCCGGGCTAACCCAGGATCCAGAAGCTGAGGTCAGAACTTCAGCTCCAATAATCCCGGAATTCCGGCTCCCTGGATAATCCAGGATCGGGCTGTACCTGGCACTGGAGGTGCCAATCGTCCATGGGATCTTTCCATTGGCTGATTTCCCTCTGGACGGCCGCCAGCTCATCCTGCAGGAAGCACCACATGACGGCCACGTTGCAGCCGTTGACCCAGTTGTGGTTGATGGAGATGGTGTCTTCCTGagggaaaaatttgggataaTCCACGGATAATTAGTGATTAGCCACTAATTAAGTTTTTAGGGATGATAATGTGGAATTTGCTGCTCCAAAAGATCCTATTCCTGAGCAAACCAGAATGTCCCTAATTCCCAAAATGCAGCTGCGGACACAGTTGTGGTTGATGGAGGTGGTGTCTTCCTGagggaaaaatttgggataaTCCACGGATAATTAGTCACTAATTAAGTCATTAGGAATGATAATATGTAATGTGCCACTCCAAAAATCCCATCTTAAGGGATCTGAAcactcatcccattccatcatcccatcccacactTCCCACTATCCATGGTACATGGTGCTCCAAGCTGGAATTCCTCCTTCTCGGGAAGGAtttccatcttttccttttcccaggatcttcctcctcctcaccccacTTCTATGCCATGGAAttcctggaatggtttgagtgggaaaggaccttaaggaccatcccattcccactctcccagggtgctccaagcctcatccaagctatccttggacacctccagggatggagcttCCCTTCAACAATTCCAAGGCCTCAATTCCATCCCAGCATCACCCAGGAGAAGGAATCAACCTTTTccctgaaaatcccagtttccaTCCATCCCAACAAAACCTTTGTGATCCCACTTCCCGATCCAAGAGCAATTCCCAGCGGGATCCATTCCCTCACCAGGTTATAAACCTGGTGGTGCCATCCACTGGGAATGAAGACGATCTCTCCGGCTTCCTGGAGAATTTCCAGAGggggctggctctggctgtAGCGCGGATAAATCCTCTTATCCCGAAGATCCGGAGCCGTCACGTCGAAGGGGAGATTCCCGTGGCGATCCTTCAGGAATTCCTCCTGTCCCGCGGGATACAGGAGCCATTTCTTCCTGCCACAGATGTTGGCTGACCAGCTGTAGGAGCGGAAGACGTCGGCGTGGAACGGTGTcctgggaaaaaacagggatggGTGGGAATCAATCCCGAAAAATTCCAACAGGGATTTGAGTCGCTGAGAAGCTGAGGTGctgatcccaaa is part of the Vidua chalybeata isolate OUT-0048 chromosome 1, bVidCha1 merged haplotype, whole genome shotgun sequence genome and encodes:
- the JMJD4 gene encoding 2-oxoglutarate and iron-dependent oxygenase JMJD4, which translates into the protein MDRATFACSTAFFRDFGNSSPGALPGGHVDFIDKADSFTYSDFFRDYLIPNHPCIFSAKFTEDWGSRKNWVTWDGKPNFEHLLQKFGEAVVPVANCDVKEYNSNPKEQLPFKEYVEYWREYIRNGYSSSRGCLYLKDWHLSRAFPEQDVYTTPVYFSSDWLNEYWDAVAVDDFRFVYMGPKGSWTPFHADVFRSYSWSANICGRKKWLLYPAGQEEFLKDRHGNLPFDVTAPDLRDKRIYPRYSQSQPPLEILQEAGEIVFIPSGWHHQVYNLEDTISINHNWVNGCNVAVMWCFLQDELAAVQREISQWKDPMDDWHLQCQLIMKSCTGIDYKEFYNFLKVIAENRISILEKGLDEESSSQNNSKAAISTLGMLHAVFDLKRTVKVLSSLSANEDFRKLDLTSLSPPPEALLQHLESAIDTALL